Below is a genomic region from Selenomonas ruminantium subsp. lactilytica TAM6421.
TGGCGAGCTTGCCTTTGACGTTCACTTCTGCATTGTTTTTCACCACGCCCACGCCAATGGAAGTATTTTGAGCCCCCTGCTTCCATTTGAAGTGTTCCTTGGCTATATCAAAGATTTCCCCGGTAAAGGAATCAGGTTCTGTGGCGATGGCACCCGAAAGGCTGGACTCCGCGCTGACATTAAGAGCTCTGGTTACCTCCTGCTTGCCATCATTATCCGTCACCGTATCCTTGCCCGTAGCGGTGATGACGGCATCCTTGCCGATATTGACTTCAGCTTTAGCATCATGCACGGCCAATGACACGTCAATATCCGCAAAGCTCAGGATATCCCCGGCTAAAGTCGGCAGGTCAAGCTGCTTATTGAAAGCCTCCGAAATCTGATTGCCCCGGGAAAGGGCAAACTCATCCTCAGCAGTGGCGCTGATGTCCACCGTATCCCCTGTGACGCTGCCATCCACATCCACCGTAGCGGTCATGGAGGAAAGCATCATGGAGCCAGCATTCTTCGCTTCAGCAGAGATATTCACCTCGCCATCACCCTTTATGACGGCACCCTTTTCAATCTCAGCCTTGGGCTTGAGGTCAACATCCGTTACATCCCATTGGGCAGAATTGTCCCCCACTGCTGCTAGTTTGATGGCTCCGCTGTCCCCACTCTTTTGCAGCTGCAGATTGCTCGTCAATCCGGCCTTGACCGTATCCGAGACATTGACCAGGCTGGAAAAATCAACCGAGTCATTATTTATAATATTGGCACTATTTTTGATCTCAATCTTGCCTGCATGGGCAGAAATGCCGTCAACAGCATGAATCTGACCGCTTACGGTAATGGTGCCAGCAGCATTCAGCGGGATTGTACCGTCCTGAATGCTGCTCCACCGCTGTGAGAAGGCCGTATCATTTACGCCGCTGTCCCCCACCATGGCATTGTATTCCGACTGGGAAGGAGCCATAAGGTGTACGCTGCCCGCATTGATAACGCCAGTCGAGCCTACTACTACGCCATTGGGCGAAAGGAAATAGAGGTTGCCGCCAATGCCGCCGTTCTTCACCGCATTGACCGTACCGCTGATACTGGCCTGATTATTGACAAAGTTCACCAGACTGCTTGCATTCGTACTGCCCGGAGCAGTGCCCATATGCATATTGGCAATATTCCCTGCATCCAGTTTAAAGGACTTGAAAGCGTTGACCGCAGTGGAGTTCACCATTTTATCTGCATAGATATGGTTGACCGTATCGTTGTACTTTGTACCGTTGACTTTCTCAATATTTTGCGCCTCAGCCAATGACGGCATAGCCGCCGATGCCAGCATCGCCCCACCTAAGAGGACAGGTGCTACCCGCGCCAGGACACTTCTCGTATTGTTCTTACCGTGGCTCTTGGCATATTCGGAAACCACCACATAACACTTCCGCACATGGCTCCAGATAATCTTATATGTCTTATTCACGGTATTTCTCCCCTTTCAATCTATCTCTAATCCGTTAGAATTGCGCATTCATACCAACTTGAATCCTTATCTTGGATATAAAGTGCGATTTGCTTTCACCGTTTATTTCCCTTGAGTTGCCGCCCACTTTTCGATTTGCGGCTGAAGAAGACGAACTACCTTTTTTCTGGAAATATTTTTTTCCAGGATAATTTTGTTTCCGTCCACGGTTGCAAAGGCTTTTGCAGCGCACCCCACGGAACCAGGACCGTAGCAGGATATGGTTGCCGAATAGGTTTCTAAATCGTGAATTTTCAAAAAGAGCATATCCATTTTTTGCGTGTTAAAATTTTTCATTACCCAGTCGCCAAGTCGCTGCTCCAAAGCCTGTCTTTTTTCCGGCGTTAATGCGACGACCGTGGCGCAACCATAGGAAATGCCATTTACGGTAAATTCCTTGTAATCGGAATAGAAAACATCCTTGTCCGACATATTTCGATAAGCAGCAAATTCTTCTTCCATAGCGAGGAAATAGGCGGTTCTGTCTTTGACATTCGCTTTTTTCACGAGGTCGGCTGCCGCCTGCCGATCCAAGTCCGTGGTGGTGGTGCTTTGCAAATTGTCCGTATCTGACAGGATAGCGGAAAGCATCATTCCGGCCATGCCTTTTTCAATGGGAACATTGGCTTCACGATATTCCAACCACACGATGGTGGAAGTGCAGCCTATGGGCAAATTGCGGTAATAAGCGGGAGCTGCCGTTTTGACGTCACCAATGAAGTTGTGATGGTCGATGATTTCCAGTATGTTGGCCTTGTCCATCCCAGAAACTGCCTGGGCAAAGCTGTTATGGTCTACGAGTATGATATTTTTACTGGCGGCATTATCCAGCAGCGGTGGTTCCTGGAAATCAAAATATTTTAAGGCGTAGGCGGTTTCCGCATTTATCGCCGAAGTAATTCTGGCCTCGGCGTTTATACCCAGCTTCCGTTTCAAGTTTGCGTAGGCGATTGCCGTACATACGCTATCGGAGTCGGGAGGCCTATGTCCGATGACATAAATCGGGCCATTGCCGTAATCAATCCCCTGCATATAAGCAGGATAGTTAATCTTGTCATTGCGATCGGCGCCTTCAACGGAAGTGTACGGAATAAAAAACCAGATAAGAAAAAGGACACAGTACAGCAGTACGGATTGATGTTGCTTTTTCATGAAAATTTCCTCACTTTCACGTTAAGATTAATGACCGTAATCGCCTCAATCTATCGCCAATACTTTAAAATTGCGCATTCATGCCAAAGTGAATCCTCGTCTTGGACACCTGGCTGCCGTTCAGATCCTTTTCCAGTGGGAAACCGATGGAAAGATCCATATAGACCGTCTGCTTGATACTGGCCTTCAGCCCCAAACCGACACTTTTCAGCAGATGATCTTCATAGGCAGTATCCCCCAGGATGTCGCCATAATCGAAAAATCCATAAATGGAGGCCGTCCGTTTCCGGTTCAGCGGGATGGCGTATTCTGCGCTATAGGTAATACCGCTATCGCCACTGATCATATCACGTTTGTAGCCCCGCACACTGTTCAGGCCTCCCAGAAAAAACTGTTCTGCCGAGGGCAGGTTGTGTACCCCGCTCCATTGCAGGTTCAAACGTCCCGTAAAGGTATGGCCGTTGGGCCAGCTTTCCTGATACAGACTGTTTAAGCGATAAAGGGAATAATCCTTGGTGGCATAGGTTCCGTCATTAGCCTGAAAGGCCTGGGAATGACCGATTCCGTAATAATGCTGATGGTAGAAAGCCCAGGTCTTCCCATAACGTGTCGTGGCCAGGGACAGATAAAGGTTATTGGCCCGGCTGTCCAGCCAGGGAACAGAACCA
It encodes:
- a CDS encoding DHH family phosphoesterase, with amino-acid sequence MKKQHQSVLLYCVLFLIWFFIPYTSVEGADRNDKINYPAYMQGIDYGNGPIYVIGHRPPDSDSVCTAIAYANLKRKLGINAEARITSAINAETAYALKYFDFQEPPLLDNAASKNIILVDHNSFAQAVSGMDKANILEIIDHHNFIGDVKTAAPAYYRNLPIGCTSTIVWLEYREANVPIEKGMAGMMLSAILSDTDNLQSTTTTDLDRQAAADLVKKANVKDRTAYFLAMEEEFAAYRNMSDKDVFYSDYKEFTVNGISYGCATVVALTPEKRQALEQRLGDWVMKNFNTQKMDMLFLKIHDLETYSATISCYGPGSVGCAAKAFATVDGNKIILEKNISRKKVVRLLQPQIEKWAATQGK